From Anopheles coluzzii chromosome 3, AcolN3, whole genome shotgun sequence, the proteins below share one genomic window:
- the LOC120957486 gene encoding 28S ribosomal protein S14, mitochondrial — translation MSVVGFVSRFVTCGQNLAGYRLQQVRNKWADWRMIKDHKRRQCVVQHADARLRVNSLRKNTILPVELREIASKEIEAFPRDSSLVRVRERCAVTSRSRGIVHRWRVSRIVWRHLADYNKLSGVQRAMW, via the exons ATGTCGGTGGTGGGTTTTGTATCCCGATTTGTAACGTGTGGCCAAAATTTGGCCGGCTATCGG CTCCAGCAAGTACGCAACAAATGGGCCGACTGGCGTATGATCAAGGACCACAAACGTCGCCAGTGCGTGGTGCAGCATGCCGACGCCCGGCTGCGCGTTAACTCACTGCGGAAGAACACGATCCTGCCGGTGGAACTGCGGGAAATTGCCAGCAAAGAGATTGAGGCGTTTCCGCGCGACTCCTCGCTGGTGCGGGTACGCGAACGGTGCGCAGTAACGTCACGCTCACGCGGTATCGTGCACCGGTGGCGCGTTAGCCGTATCGTTTGGCGTCATCTGGCCGACTACAACAAACTGTCCGGCGTTCAGCGAGCCATGTGGTAG